From the genome of Vicia villosa cultivar HV-30 ecotype Madison, WI linkage group LG2, Vvil1.0, whole genome shotgun sequence, one region includes:
- the LOC131646572 gene encoding uncharacterized protein LOC131646572 — MASTSETGIGEVNYLHYMILIDYPKARNVAKWYQAAFGAEMLHQQVNAVGVSNGIRLLGTYYLRFGPVGCCTILEIRDSINNSIDDVSREELKQRKSNSIHCLCSHNLDALVVRVMGAPAKAIAEQVRGSRAIMVQETQHSYWEIIDPFGYSWFIGSMNHVPKTVFGLNQNSANNQNNDEVGQVDSAHLVLLIDYPRAQEAKDWYKLAFGAVPLYENGTQIYMQLGPIGNNRVIEIKDVDRPRVEQDDSIGFYCMISDNADLLHQQAVSVQAFHQNTERVEQLIIHKIRDPFGFSWFILSTNLVPPQVYA, encoded by the exons ATGGCTTCTACTTCTG AAACAGGAATTGGAGAAGTCAATTATTTGCACTATATGATTTTGATCGACTATCCGAAAGCTCGTAATGTTGCAAAATGGTATCAAGCAGCATTTGGAGCTGAGATGCTCCACCAACAAGTGAATGCAGTCGGTGTCAGCAATGGTATTCGTTTACTAGGAACGTACTACTTGCGTTTTGGGCCAGTAGGTTGCTGCACAATCCTAGAGATCAGGGACTCGATCAATAACTCGATTGATGACGTGAGCCGTGAGGAACTGAA GcaaaggaaaagcaattctattcACTGTCTCTGCTCTCATAATTTGGATGCATTGGTTGTTCGAGTTATGGGTGCGCCTGCTAAGGCAATAGCTGAACAAGTTAGGGGTTCCCGGGCTATTATGGTTCAAGAGACACAACACTCTTATTGGGAAATTATAGACCCCTTCGGATACAGTTGGTTTATTGGGTCAATGAACCATGTACCAAAGACGGTATTCGGTTTGAACCAAAACAGTGCCAACAACCAAAACAATGATGAAGTTGGTCAAGTCGACTCAGCACACCTGGTGCTTCTAATTGATTATCCAAGAGCTCAAGAGGCTAAGGACTGGTATAAGTTGGCCTTTGGAGCTGTGCCTCTTTATGAAAATGGTACACAAATTTATATGCAATTGGGACCAATTGGCAACAACAGAGTAATAGAGATAAAGGATGTAGATCGTCCCCGGGTCGA GCAAGATGATTCAATTGGGTTTTACTGCATGATCTCGGATAACGCCGATCTTTTGCACCAACAGGCTGTGAGTGTTCAAGCATTTCATCAAAATACAGAACGAGTGGAGCAACTGATCATTCATAAGATTAGAGACCCTTTTGGGTTTAGTTGGTTTATTCTGTCTACAAACCTTGTTCCACCACAGGTATATGCTTGA
- the LOC131649742 gene encoding LRR receptor-like serine/threonine-protein kinase RGI1, with protein sequence MQMFSFFSMLNSSSSSSSSSSSFIFIFLSVIILLQVQLQTTFSFSSSPNNPNHEVTTLFTWLHSSSPQPPPPYFSDWNILDTNPCNWTSITCSPLSFVTEINIQSITLQLPVPSNLSSFQFLNKLVISDSNLTGTLPLDIGDSSSLTVIDLSFNNLVGSIPSSIGKLHSLVNLSLNSNQLTGRIPDEISNCISLKTLHLFDNQLGGSIPNSIGKLSKLEVLRAGGNKDITGKIPEEIGECSNLTVLGLADTRISGSLPVSFGKLKRLQTLSIYTTMVSGEIPKEIGDCSELVDLFLYENSLSGSIPSEIGKLKKLEQLFLWQNGLVGAIPNEIGNCSSLRNIDLSLNSLSGTIPLSLGDLLELQEFMISDNNVSGSIPATLSNAIKLQQLQVDTNQLSGLIPPEIGKLSNLLVFFAWQNQLEGSIPSSLGNCSNLQALDLSRNSLTGGIPSGLFQLQNLTKLLLISNDISGSIPSEIGSCKSLIRLRLGSNRITGSIPKTIGSLKSLNFLDFSGNRLSGPVPDEIRSCTELQMIDFSANNLEGSLPNSLSSLSSLQVLDASFNKFSGPLPASLGRLVSLSKLILGNNLFSGPIPASLSLCSSLQLLDLSSNQLTGSIPAELGQIEALEIALNLSCNLLSGTIPPRISSLNKLSILDLSYNQLEGDLQTLSELDNLVCLNVSYNKFSGYLPDNKLFRQLTTKDITGNQGLCTSGQDSCFVKDSSKTDMALNENEVRKSRRIKLTIGLLIALTVLMIFMGITAVIKARRTIRDDDSELGDSWPWQFIPFQKLKFSVEQVLRCLIDRNIIGKGCSGVVYRGEMDNGQVIAVKKLWPITTDEGEALKDFKSGVRDSFSAEVKTLGSIRHKNIVRFLGCCWNKKTRLLIFDYMPNGSLSSVLHERTGNSLDWELRFRILLGSAEGLAYLHHDCVPPIVHRDIKANNILIGLEFEPYIADFGLAKLVDDGDIGRSSNTVAGSYGYIAPEYGYMLKITEKSDVYSYGVVLLEVLTGKQPIDPTIPDGLHIVDWVRQKRGLEVLDPSLLSRPESEIEEMIQALGIALLCVNPSPDERPTMRDIAAMLKEIKHEREEYAKFDALLKGSPANDSKVAAASSSASIMQSLNTKSNNTSFSVTSLLHSSSSSKLGFKKMPLGLILGIGRAFRRKRTSSLDILSPKRAPRGFYKGKNCQPTGFHTRKGGYVVLPEKLPNYVVPDLTDFKLKPYVSQCPIEANSAEASQTAK encoded by the exons ATGCAAATGTTTTCATTCTTTTCAATGCTtaactcttcctcttcctcttcctcttcctcttcttcattcatattcatattcCTTTCTGTCATTATCCTCCTCCAAGTCCAACTCCAAAccactttctctttctcttctagtCCTAATAATCCTAACCATGAAGTCACTACTCTCTTCACATGGCTTCATTCTTCATCTCCACAGCCACCACCTCCATACTTCTCTGACTGGAACATCCTTGACACAAATCCATGCAACTGGACCTCCATAACATGTTCTCCACTTTCCTTTGTCACTGAGATTAATATTCAGTCCATCACTCTTCAGCTTCCTGTACCTTCAAACCTCTCTTCATTTCAGTTTCTGAATAAACTTGTCATTTCTGATTCCAATCTCACAGGAACTCTTCCTTTGGACATTGGTGATTCATCTTCACTCACTGTTATTGATCTTAGCTTTAACAATCTCGTTGGTTCGATTCCTTCGAGTATCGGAAAGTTGCATAGTCTAGTGAATTTGTCTTTGAATTCTAATCAGCTTACTGGTAGAATCCCAGATGAGAtaagtaactgcattagtctgAAAACTCTACATCTTTTCGATAATCAGTTAGGTGGAAGTATACCGAATTCGATAGGAAAATTGTCGAAACTTGAAGTTCTTAGAGCAGGTGGAAACAAAGATATAACTGGGAAGATTCCAGAAGAGATTGGAGAATGTAGTAATTTGACAGTTTTAGGCCTTGCTGATACAAGAATATCAGGTTCTTTACCTGTTTCTTTTGGTAAGCTTAAAAGGCTTCAAACTTTGTCAATTTATACAACTATGGTTTCTGGTGAAATTCCTAAAGAGATAGGTGATTGTTCTGAGCTTGTTGATTTGTTTCTGTATGAAAATAGCTTATCAGGTTCTATTCCTTCAGAGATTGGTAAGCTGAAGAAGCTTGAACAGTTGTTTCTATGGCAGAATGGACTTGTTGGTGCTATTCCTAATGAGATTGGTAATTGTTCAAGTTTGAGAAACATTGATCTATCTTTGAATTCTTTATCTGGAACTATACCTTTGTCTTTAGGGGATCTTTTAGAGCTTCAAGAGTTTATGATAAGTGATAATAATGTATCTGGTTCAATTCCTGCAACACTTTCAAATGCAATAAAGCTTCAACAGTTGCAAGTTGATACTAATCAGCTCTCGGGTTTGATTCCGCCGGAGATTGGGAAATTGTCGAATCTTTTAGTGTTTTTCGCTTGGCAGAATCAGCTTGAAGGAAGCATTCCTTCGAGTTTGGGAAACTGTAGTAACTTGCAAGCGCTTGATTTGTCGAGAAATTCGCTTACTGGTGGTATTCCTTCTGGACTATTTCAGCTTCAGAATTTAACAAAACTGCTTCTGATTTCCAATGACATATCAGGTTCTATACCATCGGAAATCGGTAGTTGTAAGTCTCTTATAAGGTTAAGGCTTGGAAGCAATAGGATTACTGGAAGCATTCCTAAGACAATTGGAAGTCTCAAGAGTTTGAACTTTTTAGATTTTTCTGGTAACCGTCTTTCGGGTCCGGTTCCTGATGAAATAAGAAGCTGCACTGAATTGCAGATGATAGACTTCAGTGCTAACAACTTAGAAGGCTCGCTTCCGAATTCGTTGTCGTCGCTATCTTCACTTCAGGTATTGGATGCTTCTTTTAACAAGTTTTCGGGTCCGTTGCCAGCGAGCTTAGGTCGCCTTGTTTCGTTAAGTAAGTTAATCCTAGGAAATAACTTGTTTTCGGGACCGATTCCTGCATCACTAAGCCTATGCTCAAGTCTCCAACTTCTTGATCTTAGTAGCAATCAGCTCACTGGAAGCATACCAGCTGAATTAGGCCAAATCGAAGCGCTGGAAATCGCTCTCAATCTTAGTTGCAATTTATTAAGTGGAACGATACCGCCTCGAATATCTTCTCTTAACAAGCTTTCCATATTAGACCTTTCATATAACCAGTTGGAAGGAGATTTGCAGACTCTCTCAGAGCTTGATAACCTTGTCTGCCTCAATGTTTCTTACAACAAATTTTCGGGCTATCTTCCCGATAACAAGCTTTTCAGACAGTTAACGACGAAAGACATCACTGGAAATCAAGGACTTTGCACTTCAGGTCAGGACTCATGCTTTGTAAAGGATTCTAGCAAAACCGATATGgcgttgaatgagaatgaggtaAGGAAATCGCGTAGGATTAAGCTAACCATTGGGTTGCTGATAGCGTTGACAGTATTAATGATATTTATGGGGATAACTGCTGTGATCAAAGCAAGGAGAACCATTCGAGACGATGATTCGGAGTTAGGAGACTCGTGGCCATGGCAATTCATACCATTCCAGAAGCTAAAATTTTCAGTGGAGCAAGTACTGAGATGTTTGATTGATAGGAATATAATCGGTAAGGGATGTTCAGGTGTTGTTTATCGCGGTGAAATGGATAACGGCCAAGTCATTGCTGTgaagaaactttggcctataacaACCGATGAAGGAGAGGCATTGAAGGATTTCAAAAGTGGAGTTCGAGATTCGTTCTCAGCTGAGGTTAAGACGCTCGGCTCAATCCGTCATAAGAACATTGTGAGGTTCTTAGGTTGTTGTTGGAACAAGAAAACAAGATTGCTTATTTTTGATTATATGCCAAATGGAAGTTTAAGCAGTGTACTTCATGAGAGAACTGGAAATTCTCTTGATTGGGAACTTAGGTTCCGAATTCTGTTAGGTTCTGCAGAAGGACTTGCATATCTACACCATGACTGTGTTCCGCCTATAGTACACAGAGATATTAAAGCCAATAACATCTTAATTGGACTTGAATTCGAACCTTATATAGCCGACTTTGGCTTGGCCAAGCTTGTCGATGATGGAGATATCGGTCGTTCCTCCAATACAGTGGCCGGTTCATATGGATACATTGCTCCAG AATACGGATATATGTTGAAGATCACAGAAAAGAGCGATGTTTATAGCTACGGTGTAGTTTTGCTAGAAGTCTTGACTGGCAAGCAACCGATCGATCCAACAATACCAGACGGATTACACATTGTTGATTGGGTGAGACAAAAAAGAGGACTTGAAGTGCTTGATCCTAGCTTACTCTCGCGACCAGAATCCGAAATAGAAGAAATGATACAGGCATTGGGAATAGCCTTATTGTGTGTAAATCCATCTCCTGATGAAAGACCAACAATGAGAGATATAGCTGCAATGTTGAAGGAAATAAAGCATGAAAGAGAGGAATATGCGAAATTCGACGCGCTTTTAAAAGGGTCTCCTGCAAATGATTCAAAAGTTGCTGCAGCATCTTCATCAGCATCAATCATGCAAAGTTTGAATACAAAAAGCAATAATACAAGCTTCTCAGTGACTTCATTGcttcattcatcttcaagttCTAAGCTGGGTTTCAAA AAGATGCCTCTGGGGCTAATTTTAGGAATAGGAAGGGCATTTCGAAGGAAGCGTACATCGTCGCTCGATATTCTATCGCCGAAACGAGCTCCCCGGGGTTTTTACAAGGGAAAGAACTGCCAGCCCACTGGTTTCCACACTCGCAAAG GTGGGTATGTGGTGTTGCCGGAAAAGTTACCAAACTATGTAGTTCCTGATTTGACTGATTTTAAG CTCAAGCCATATGTATCCCAGTGTCCCATAGAAGCGAACTCTGCCGAGGCTTCTCAAACGGctaaataa